The sequence CCCCGACCCTCTCCTATCGAGGAGAGGGAGATAAAAGTTCCCCTTCTCTTTGAAGAGAAGGGGTTAGGGGATGAGTTGTAAAAAGGATGAAGAATATATTTTACTTGATATGCTACTTTACGGATGGGCACTAATTAGCGATTCCAAATTGTATAATCCCTCCGCCAATGACGTTATCATTTTCATAAAAAACAACAGACTGCCCGGGCGTGATGCTTAGTATGGGTTCATCGAACAACACACGAACACCAGTATCCTGTGGGAAAATCGTACAATTCGCTTCAGGAGAATTGTATCTGATCTTCGCCCTGCATCTCATCGGTTCAATAATTTCATCAAAATTAATCCATTTACATTGATCAGCAAATAATTCGATCCCAAATAGACAATCCTTTGGTCCAACTACAATTTCGTTTGTTTTACTCCGTATTTCTTTTACATAAAGTGGGTGAGGAGATGTTAAGCCCAGCCCCCGCCGTTGCCCGATTGTATAAAACGGGAATCCCTTATGCCTTCCGATTTTTTTTCCTTCGAGATTGAGAATATATCCTGAATGAATTTTTTTTTTACAATTATTTCGCAAGTAGGATTTATAATCATCATTCGGAATAAAACAAATTTCCTGACTTTCCGGCTTATGAGAAATTTTCAGATGATAATCTTCAATCTTTTTCCCAATCTCAATTTTTGAAAAGTTCGCAAGAGGGAAAATAGTATAAGCCAAATCATTTTGGTCAAGTTGCCATAGAAAATAAGACTGATCTTTTTTTTTATCCTTTCCCTTTTTTAAATAATACCGGTTTTCCTTTTTTTGGAATTCAATTTCGGCATAATGACCGGTTGCGATATATTCCGCTCCCAGTTCCCTTGCCTTTTCAAGCAGTAATTTCCATTTAATTCGTTTGTTACAGAGAACACAGGGATTTGGTGTCAGTCCACTTAAATAACTTTCGCAAAAATTTTTAATAATAGTTTTTTCAAATTGATTTTCAGCATCAACATTATAGTACGGAATAGAAAGCAGCTCACAAATTTTTTTTACATCTTCAAATTCGCCGGTAATGGTTTTTTCATCTTTTTCGGCAGGATGTTGTTTGCAAAACATGTGCAAACTAATGCCAATAACATTGTACCCCTGCTCCTTTAGGGTGATTGCAGCAAAAGTGCTGTCAATACCACCGCTCATTCCAACTGCAATTTTTTTTCTTTTAATACTCATAATATTGTTTTCTTTGGAATAAAATATCCGTGATATTTTAATTTTAATATTGTTTTCTTTGTAAT comes from Candidatus Cloacimonadota bacterium and encodes:
- the mnmA gene encoding tRNA 2-thiouridine(34) synthase MnmA, whose protein sequence is MSIKRKKIAVGMSGGIDSTFAAITLKEQGYNVIGISLHMFCKQHPAEKDEKTITGEFEDVKKICELLSIPYYNVDAENQFEKTIIKNFCESYLSGLTPNPCVLCNKRIKWKLLLEKARELGAEYIATGHYAEIEFQKKENRYYLKKGKDKKKDQSYFLWQLDQNDLAYTIFPLANFSKIEIGKKIEDYHLKISHKPESQEICFIPNDDYKSYLRNNCKKKIHSGYILNLEGKKIGRHKGFPFYTIGQRRGLGLTSPHPLYVKEIRSKTNEIVVGPKDCLFGIELFADQCKWINFDEIIEPMRCRAKIRYNSPEANCTIFPQDTGVRVLFDEPILSITPGQSVVFYENDNVIGGGIIQFGIAN